Proteins from a genomic interval of Candidatus Tanganyikabacteria bacterium:
- the fdhD gene encoding formate dehydrogenase accessory sulfurtransferase FdhD produces the protein MRAYRGGRLEARDDVLTPEEPLELRVNGRSVSITLRTPGADDELALGFLYGEGLLRDRAALRSVAHVGPERNILAIETAEPLDLSRLERHFYATSSCGVCGKRALDLVATLAPPVTAAVRVTPDWLLGLPDRLAAAQATFAQTGSLHATGLFAADGELLVSYEDVGRHNAVDKVIGHSFLAGLLPLAGHVMLVSGRASFEIMQKAAVAGIPVVAALSGPSTLAADLAERAGITLVGFLRGDRFNVYSHAERIAAPGQAVY, from the coding sequence ATCCGCGCCTATCGCGGCGGTCGCCTGGAGGCGCGGGACGACGTACTGACGCCCGAAGAGCCGCTCGAACTACGGGTCAACGGGCGCAGCGTGTCGATCACGTTGCGCACTCCGGGCGCCGACGACGAACTGGCGCTGGGCTTCCTGTACGGCGAGGGCCTGCTGCGCGACCGCGCGGCGCTGCGGAGCGTGGCCCACGTGGGGCCCGAGCGAAACATCCTGGCGATCGAGACGGCCGAACCGCTCGATCTGTCGCGCCTGGAGCGCCATTTCTACGCCACCAGCAGTTGCGGCGTGTGCGGCAAGCGCGCCCTGGATCTGGTCGCCACCCTCGCGCCTCCCGTCACCGCCGCGGTGCGCGTGACGCCCGATTGGTTGCTCGGCCTGCCGGATCGCCTGGCGGCCGCGCAGGCGACCTTCGCACAGACGGGATCGCTCCACGCGACCGGGCTCTTTGCGGCCGACGGCGAATTGCTCGTCAGTTACGAGGACGTGGGACGGCACAACGCCGTGGACAAGGTGATCGGCCATTCCTTCCTCGCCGGCCTGCTGCCGCTTGCCGGGCACGTGATGCTGGTCAGCGGCCGGGCCAGCTTCGAGATCATGCAAAAGGCGGCGGTGGCCGGCATCCCGGTGGTCGCGGCGCTCTCCGGCCCTTCCACCCTGGCGGCGGACCTGGCCGAGCGCGCGGGGATCACGCTCGTGGGCTTCCTGCGCGGCGATCGGTTCAACGTATACAGCCACGCGGAGCGCATCGCCGCGCCCGGGCAGGCGGTATACTGA